In Pseudonocardia sp. C8, one genomic interval encodes:
- a CDS encoding MFS transporter — translation MSVLQPRRAAAASLIGTTIEYYDFFIYATAAALVFNKVFFPSFDGLAGTLISLSTFAIAFVVRPIGGIVIGHLGDKLGRRPMLVFTLVSMGAATLLIGLLPGYASIGIAAPILLVLLRIVQGFALGGEFGGAVVLTMEHSDARRRGFFGSWVQTGGPLGLVLANLVFLPIATLPQEEFLTWGWRIPFLLSVVLIVVGYVLRRTIHESPAFTEVKRTGAVDRAPLLTVLRQYPARTLLVAGATLGGGVTFYMMAVFGLSYSTSTLQMPRSTILLIVLVTMVVDCLMIIGFGRLSDRVGRGPVYAGGVAGMLVLAFPWLWLLGTGEPWIVLLGYLMMAVPHAATQGVAGVYLAEVYGATVRYSGLSLGYTIGMIAGSAVAPMIAASLVAAAGIAALGVYMIAMGVLSLVSALVLNRGARRGRRTAGPAEGDPAGPGGTGGSTGSPEPARS, via the coding sequence ATGTCCGTCCTCCAGCCGCGGCGTGCCGCCGCGGCGTCGCTCATCGGTACCACGATCGAGTACTACGACTTCTTCATCTACGCCACGGCCGCCGCCCTGGTCTTCAACAAGGTCTTCTTCCCCTCGTTCGACGGCCTCGCCGGGACGTTGATCTCGCTGTCCACGTTCGCGATCGCGTTCGTCGTCCGGCCGATCGGCGGGATCGTGATCGGGCATCTCGGCGACAAGCTGGGCCGGCGGCCGATGCTGGTCTTCACCCTCGTCTCGATGGGTGCGGCCACGCTGCTGATCGGCCTGCTTCCCGGGTACGCCTCGATCGGGATCGCCGCACCGATCCTGCTCGTGCTGCTGCGGATCGTGCAGGGCTTCGCGCTCGGCGGCGAGTTCGGCGGCGCCGTCGTCCTGACGATGGAGCACAGCGACGCGCGCCGGCGCGGCTTCTTCGGCAGCTGGGTGCAGACCGGGGGCCCGCTCGGGCTGGTGCTGGCGAACCTCGTCTTCCTGCCGATCGCGACGCTCCCGCAGGAGGAGTTCCTGACCTGGGGGTGGCGGATCCCGTTCCTGCTCAGCGTCGTGCTGATCGTCGTCGGCTACGTGCTGCGCCGCACGATCCACGAGAGCCCGGCCTTCACCGAGGTCAAGCGCACCGGCGCGGTCGACCGCGCACCGCTGCTGACCGTCCTGCGCCAGTACCCCGCCCGGACCCTGCTGGTGGCCGGCGCCACGCTCGGCGGGGGCGTCACCTTCTACATGATGGCCGTGTTCGGCCTGTCCTACAGCACGTCCACCCTGCAGATGCCACGGAGCACGATCCTGCTGATCGTGCTCGTGACGATGGTCGTCGACTGCCTGATGATCATCGGGTTCGGGCGGCTGTCCGACCGGGTCGGCCGCGGCCCGGTGTACGCCGGTGGTGTCGCCGGGATGCTCGTGCTCGCGTTCCCGTGGCTGTGGCTGCTCGGGACCGGCGAGCCGTGGATCGTCCTGCTCGGATACCTGATGATGGCCGTCCCGCACGCCGCGACCCAGGGTGTCGCCGGCGTGTACCTGGCGGAGGTGTACGGGGCGACCGTCCGGTACTCGGGGCTGTCGCTGGGCTACACGATCGGGATGATCGCGGGGAGCGCCGTCGCGCCGATGATCGCCGCGAGCCTGGTGGCCGCGGCGGGCATCGCGGCTCTGGGTGTCTACATGATCGCGATGGGGGTGCTCTCCCTGGTGTCGGCGCTCGTCCTCAACCGGGGTGCGCGGCGCGGACGCCGGACGGCCGGCCCGGCGGAGGGTGACCCGGCCGGTCCGGGCGGCACCGGCGGGAGCACCGGGTCCCCGGAGCCGGCCCGGTCCTGA
- a CDS encoding GntR family transcriptional regulator has translation MAKSRAPQIPFSLRKQDWAYQVIRDRILTGEMGPGETIRQQELADELTVSRIPLRHALSRLAADGLVVDRPHQSWTVAEISVEDARDLYLGRAALEEALARAAANRVAESETPLPGLIGIEHVLRSQHDAARDQDRRELMRLDHEFHTRIYELARMPASLSALQLLRTRSDRYVSLHLARLDRAQDSLAEHEQILTALDAGDADRTAVLTRDHVLGGWCSLVASLEADEPPTTSG, from the coding sequence ATGGCCAAGTCGCGGGCCCCCCAGATTCCCTTCTCCCTGCGCAAGCAGGACTGGGCCTACCAGGTCATCCGCGACCGCATCCTCACCGGCGAGATGGGGCCCGGGGAGACGATCCGGCAGCAGGAGCTCGCCGACGAACTGACCGTCAGCCGGATTCCGCTACGCCACGCCCTGTCCCGCCTCGCGGCCGACGGCCTGGTCGTCGACCGCCCGCATCAGAGCTGGACGGTCGCCGAGATCTCGGTCGAGGATGCGCGAGACCTCTACCTCGGTCGCGCCGCGCTGGAGGAAGCACTCGCGAGGGCCGCCGCGAACCGCGTCGCCGAGAGCGAGACACCGCTTCCGGGATTGATCGGCATCGAGCACGTCCTGCGCAGTCAGCATGACGCGGCCCGCGACCAGGACCGTCGGGAGCTCATGCGTCTCGACCACGAGTTCCACACCCGCATCTACGAGCTGGCACGGATGCCCGCCTCGCTCTCGGCGCTGCAGCTCCTCCGCACCCGCAGCGATCGGTACGTTTCACTGCATCTCGCCCGGCTCGACCGGGCGCAGGATTCCCTGGCCGAACACGAGCAGATCCTCACCGCCCTCGATGCCGGCGACGCCGACCGCACTGCGGTTCTGACCCGCGATCACGTCCTCGGCGGGTGGTGCAGCCTCGTCGCGTCGCTGGAGGCCGACGAGCCGCCGACCACGTCTGGCTGA
- a CDS encoding nuclear transport factor 2 family protein yields the protein MTAPGAVDAPGTVADRIAITDVLLCYAHAVDRQDLDLARSCYHPDAVDDHGRYSGGVDGLIEFFAALGSTLRRTFHQMGPPWIRFTGPGTALAETYCLYRRETHDSAPEDAVLQGLRYLDRLERRDGRWAIAERTVVLDWEQSGARAPAVPAGPTWKRGALGDADPSAPFLRSG from the coding sequence GTGACCGCGCCCGGCGCCGTCGACGCACCCGGGACCGTCGCCGACCGCATCGCGATCACCGACGTCCTGCTGTGCTACGCCCACGCGGTCGACCGGCAGGACCTCGATCTCGCCCGGTCCTGTTACCACCCCGACGCCGTCGACGACCACGGTCGCTACTCCGGCGGGGTCGACGGGCTCATCGAGTTCTTCGCCGCGCTCGGCTCGACGTTGCGCCGCACGTTCCACCAGATGGGTCCACCGTGGATCCGGTTCACCGGGCCCGGCACCGCGCTGGCCGAGACCTACTGCCTCTACCGGCGCGAGACCCACGACAGCGCGCCGGAGGACGCGGTCCTGCAGGGCCTGCGCTACCTCGACCGGCTCGAGCGGAGGGACGGCCGATGGGCGATCGCCGAGCGCACCGTCGTCCTGGACTGGGAGCAGTCCGGGGCGCGTGCCCCCGCGGTTCCCGCCGGCCCCACCTGGAAGCGGGGCGCGCTCGGTGACGCCGATCCGTCGGCGCCCTTCCTCCGCTCCGGCTGA
- a CDS encoding TetR/AcrR family transcriptional regulator — protein MRPDGGPGGAGRGPAISGRAGRLPATPRQYLDAGLDLLAEHGPAGTTITALCRRLGTTSGSFYHHFSGWDCYRERLVQHWERRHLDHQRAVTGTPGGPPQAGLARYRAAVLALPHSVDAAVRVWAVARPEVAAAAQRVDSGWFHALHGLLLDVCADAATARRLATLGHALVVGCQLVHGRRTGEVVGDMLADFETMVGQAAPHRATPP, from the coding sequence GTGCGTCCTGACGGGGGACCGGGCGGGGCCGGCCGCGGCCCGGCGATCTCGGGCCGGGCCGGGCGGCTCCCCGCCACCCCGCGGCAGTACCTCGACGCGGGGCTCGACCTGCTCGCCGAGCACGGGCCGGCCGGCACGACGATCACGGCGCTGTGCCGGCGGCTGGGGACCACGAGCGGCTCGTTCTACCACCACTTCTCCGGGTGGGACTGCTACCGGGAACGGCTCGTGCAGCACTGGGAGCGTCGCCATCTCGACCACCAGCGTGCGGTCACGGGGACCCCCGGCGGACCCCCGCAGGCCGGCCTGGCCCGGTACCGCGCCGCCGTGCTCGCGCTGCCGCACAGCGTCGACGCGGCCGTCCGGGTCTGGGCGGTCGCCCGCCCGGAGGTGGCCGCCGCCGCGCAGCGCGTCGACTCCGGGTGGTTCCACGCGCTGCACGGGCTCCTGCTCGACGTGTGCGCCGACGCGGCGACCGCCCGGCGGCTGGCCACCCTCGGTCACGCGCTGGTCGTGGGCTGCCAGCTCGTGCACGGCCGCCGGACCGGTGAGGTCGTCGGGGACATGCTCGCCGACTTCGAGACGATGGTCGGGCAGGCCGCGCCGCACCGGGCGACGCCGCCGTGA
- a CDS encoding NAD(P)/FAD-dependent oxidoreductase encodes MSAADRFVVVGASLAGLRAAQAARRQGFDGPLTLVGAEPHLPYDRPPLSKEHLEPGDEPADPVFRSEAELRDELGIDLRCGTRATGLDERRGVVALQGPDGESELDYTRLVIATGATARTLPDADGVTGVHTLRTLDDARAVRAALDAGARTVVVGAGFIGSEVASGARKRGLPVTVLEALPVPLVRSVGEDVGRACAELHRRNGADLRCGVRVSGLEQDGGRVTGVRLDDGDVVPADLVVVGTGVAPNTGWLAGTGVRLHERDGGVVCDATLSTGVPGVYAAGDVAHFPHPLFDDDVLRLEHWTNAQEQGTLAARNALAPDAAAAVTGVPYFWSDWYGSRIQFVGVPRADEIRVVSEELGDDRFLALYRRGDRITGCLCIDRPSQVMKYRKLIARSATWDEALEFAGAS; translated from the coding sequence ATGAGCGCGGCGGATCGCTTCGTCGTCGTGGGGGCCTCGCTGGCCGGGCTGCGCGCGGCACAGGCCGCACGCCGGCAGGGCTTCGACGGGCCGTTGACCCTGGTCGGGGCCGAGCCCCACCTGCCCTACGACCGCCCCCCGCTGTCGAAGGAGCATCTGGAGCCCGGCGACGAGCCGGCCGACCCGGTCTTCCGGTCCGAGGCCGAGCTCCGCGACGAGCTGGGGATCGACCTGCGGTGCGGCACCCGGGCCACCGGGCTGGACGAGCGCCGCGGGGTGGTCGCGCTGCAGGGACCGGACGGCGAGTCCGAACTGGACTACACCCGGCTGGTGATCGCGACCGGTGCCACCGCCCGCACCCTGCCGGACGCCGACGGGGTCACCGGCGTGCACACGTTGCGCACCCTCGACGACGCCCGCGCGGTCCGGGCCGCGCTGGACGCGGGCGCGCGCACCGTCGTCGTCGGCGCCGGGTTCATCGGGTCCGAGGTGGCCTCGGGGGCCCGGAAGCGGGGCCTGCCGGTGACGGTGCTGGAGGCGCTGCCGGTCCCGCTGGTGCGGTCGGTGGGGGAGGACGTCGGACGCGCCTGTGCCGAGCTGCACCGCCGGAACGGGGCCGACCTGCGGTGCGGGGTCCGGGTGAGCGGGCTGGAGCAGGACGGCGGCCGGGTGACCGGTGTCCGGCTCGACGACGGCGACGTCGTCCCGGCCGATCTGGTCGTGGTCGGGACCGGCGTCGCCCCGAACACGGGCTGGCTGGCGGGGACCGGGGTCCGCCTGCACGAGCGGGACGGCGGGGTGGTCTGCGACGCCACCCTGTCCACCGGCGTCCCGGGCGTCTACGCGGCCGGGGACGTCGCGCACTTCCCGCACCCGCTGTTCGACGACGACGTGCTGCGCCTGGAGCACTGGACCAACGCCCAGGAGCAGGGCACCCTGGCCGCCCGCAACGCGCTCGCGCCGGACGCGGCGGCGGCCGTGACCGGGGTCCCGTACTTCTGGTCGGACTGGTACGGCAGCCGCATCCAGTTCGTCGGGGTCCCGCGGGCCGACGAGATCCGGGTGGTGTCCGAGGAGCTGGGCGACGACCGGTTCCTGGCCCTCTACCGGCGGGGTGACCGGATCACCGGCTGCCTCTGCATCGACCGGCCGTCGCAGGTGATGAAGTACCGCAAGCTCATCGCCCGCAGCGCGACCTGGGACGAGGCCCTGGAGTTCGCGGGTGCGTCCTGA
- a CDS encoding ferredoxin, producing MRIVLDESKCSGLGMCEAEAPDLFEVQDDGSLRVLDDRPPEDQYEVARAACDACPTEALSIVEDDR from the coding sequence ATGCGGATCGTGCTCGACGAGTCCAAGTGCTCCGGCCTCGGCATGTGCGAGGCCGAGGCCCCCGATCTGTTCGAGGTCCAGGACGACGGCTCCCTGCGGGTCCTGGACGACCGCCCGCCCGAGGACCAGTACGAGGTGGCCCGTGCGGCCTGCGACGCCTGCCCGACCGAGGCGCTCTCGATCGTCGAGGACGACCGGTGA
- a CDS encoding FAD-dependent oxidoreductase yields MTPPLPPRSSSLWLDDGAAPTYPRLEQDLDVDVTVVGAGITGLSTAVMLTRAGCTVAVLEARHLAATTSGRTTAKISLLQGTRAADVARSAGRAAVDDHLAAHAAGMRWLLDRAAGVDCDLERRPAVTYSTGPRDGSAARTVRRERELLAGAGLPVTGGTDVGLPFAVSEAVTLPGQSQFDPVPYLRDLAAEVHGSGGAVHEDTRVRSVSWRAPHEVRTPGGRVRSRWVVVATGLPILERGLHSTRMEPSRSYTLALRCGAELPAGMYLCADSPTRSIRDAAGDGERLLLVGGDGHRVGTTAPMLQHERDLAGWASRHWPVEAVVHRWSAQDYRTEDGLPFLGPISPLSPQVLVGFGFAKWGMTGGTAAAVALTDHVLGRTTPWASRMRADRVPRPRALPTLAMANGQVTRYLATGWARPDLPRDGLADGEGRVETTRRGKVARCRVGGRAYERSAVCPHLGGIVEWNDAELSWDCPLHASRFAPDGTVLEGPSTEPLGDPPGLAAVVRPRG; encoded by the coding sequence ATGACCCCACCGCTGCCGCCCCGGTCGTCGTCGCTGTGGCTCGACGACGGCGCCGCCCCCACCTACCCGCGGCTGGAGCAGGACCTCGACGTCGACGTCACCGTCGTCGGGGCCGGCATCACGGGCCTGTCCACCGCGGTGATGCTCACGCGAGCCGGCTGCACGGTCGCCGTGCTGGAGGCCCGGCACCTCGCCGCCACCACCTCGGGCCGCACCACCGCGAAGATCTCGCTGCTGCAGGGGACCCGTGCGGCGGACGTCGCCCGCTCCGCGGGCCGCGCCGCCGTGGACGACCACCTCGCGGCGCACGCGGCCGGCATGCGCTGGCTGCTCGATCGGGCCGCCGGGGTGGACTGCGACCTGGAGCGGCGGCCGGCGGTCACCTACAGCACCGGCCCGCGGGACGGGTCCGCGGCGCGCACCGTGCGCCGCGAACGCGAACTGCTCGCCGGGGCCGGGCTGCCGGTGACCGGCGGCACCGACGTCGGCCTGCCCTTCGCGGTGTCCGAGGCGGTCACCCTCCCCGGCCAGTCCCAGTTCGACCCCGTCCCCTACCTGCGCGATCTCGCTGCCGAGGTGCACGGCAGCGGCGGCGCGGTGCACGAGGACACCCGGGTCCGGTCCGTGTCCTGGCGCGCCCCGCACGAGGTGCGGACGCCCGGCGGGCGGGTGCGGTCGCGCTGGGTCGTCGTCGCGACCGGGCTACCGATCCTCGAACGCGGCCTGCACTCGACCCGGATGGAGCCCTCGCGCTCCTACACGCTGGCGCTGCGGTGTGGTGCCGAGCTGCCGGCCGGGATGTACCTCTGCGCCGACTCCCCGACCCGCTCGATCCGCGACGCCGCCGGTGACGGCGAGCGGCTGCTGCTCGTCGGCGGCGACGGGCACCGGGTGGGCACCACCGCGCCGATGCTGCAGCACGAACGCGACCTGGCCGGGTGGGCGTCGCGGCACTGGCCGGTCGAGGCGGTCGTCCACCGCTGGTCGGCGCAGGACTACCGGACCGAGGACGGGCTGCCGTTCCTCGGCCCGATCAGCCCGCTGTCCCCGCAGGTCCTCGTCGGGTTCGGCTTCGCGAAGTGGGGCATGACCGGCGGGACCGCCGCCGCCGTCGCGCTCACCGACCACGTCCTGGGCCGGACGACGCCGTGGGCCTCCCGGATGCGGGCCGACCGGGTTCCACGGCCGCGCGCGCTGCCGACCCTGGCGATGGCCAACGGCCAGGTCACCCGCTACCTGGCCACCGGATGGGCACGGCCGGACCTGCCGCGCGACGGTCTCGCCGACGGTGAGGGCCGGGTGGAGACGACCCGGCGCGGGAAGGTCGCCCGCTGCCGGGTCGGCGGCCGGGCCTACGAGCGCAGCGCCGTGTGCCCGCACCTGGGCGGGATCGTCGAGTGGAACGACGCCGAGCTCAGCTGGGACTGCCCGCTGCACGCGTCCCGGTTCGCCCCGGACGGCACCGTGCTGGAGGGGCCGTCCACCGAGCCGCTCGGCGACCCGCCCGGCCTGGCCGCGGTCGTCCGGCCGCGGGGCTGA
- a CDS encoding GMC family oxidoreductase produces MTAAPPAHYDVVVVGSGFGGSVAALRLTEKGYRVGVLEAGRRFSAETLPRTSWDVRSFLWAPRLGCFGVQRIHLLRDVVILAGAGVGGGSLNYANTLYRPPAAFYADPQWAHLTDWGDELAEHYDRAERMLGVTENPRESRADGVIRAVAEEMGVGDTYHRTRVGVLFGAPGDAPGAAVPDPYFGGAGPPRHTCTACGSCMTGCRVGAKNTLDRNYLYLAEQAGATVHPLTTVQAVRPRPGGGYTVETTATGRSPRRARHRWTVTADQVVLAAGTYNTQKLLHAMRDSGDLPHLSPRLGVLTRTNSESILCAKGPDPEVDYTDGVAITSSFHPDDHTHVEPVRYGRGSNLMGMLLTALTDGGGPRPRWTTWLATMIRRPRNLGWLSVRRWSERSIILLVMQSLDNSITVSGRRRFGRFRLTSGRGHGEPNPTWIRAGNEAARRVAARIGGIAGGSIGEILNVPMTAHFIGGCAIGADPGQGVVDPYHRVFGHPGLHVVDGSAISANLGVNPSLTITAQAERALAMWPNRGEPDPRPAPGAPYRRVPPVPPRHPAVPDGAPAAITVPVPSVPARAVAS; encoded by the coding sequence GTGACCGCGGCACCGCCGGCCCACTACGACGTCGTCGTGGTCGGGTCCGGCTTCGGCGGCAGCGTGGCCGCGCTCCGGCTGACCGAGAAGGGCTACCGGGTCGGGGTGCTGGAGGCGGGCCGGCGGTTCAGCGCCGAGACGCTGCCCCGGACGTCCTGGGACGTGCGGAGCTTCCTGTGGGCCCCGCGGCTCGGCTGCTTCGGCGTGCAGCGGATCCACCTGCTGCGGGACGTCGTCATCCTCGCCGGGGCGGGCGTCGGCGGCGGATCGCTGAACTACGCCAACACGCTGTACCGCCCGCCCGCGGCGTTCTACGCCGACCCGCAGTGGGCGCACCTGACCGACTGGGGCGACGAGCTCGCGGAGCACTACGACCGGGCCGAACGGATGCTCGGCGTCACCGAGAACCCGCGGGAGTCCCGGGCCGACGGGGTCATCCGCGCGGTCGCCGAGGAGATGGGCGTCGGCGACACGTACCACCGCACCCGGGTCGGCGTGCTGTTCGGCGCCCCCGGCGACGCCCCGGGGGCCGCGGTCCCGGACCCGTACTTCGGTGGTGCCGGCCCGCCGCGGCACACCTGCACCGCCTGCGGATCGTGCATGACCGGGTGCCGGGTGGGCGCCAAGAACACCCTCGACCGCAACTACCTCTACCTCGCCGAGCAGGCCGGCGCGACCGTGCACCCGCTCACCACGGTGCAGGCCGTCCGGCCGCGCCCGGGTGGCGGCTACACCGTCGAGACGACGGCCACCGGACGGTCACCGCGCCGCGCGCGCCACCGGTGGACGGTCACCGCCGACCAGGTCGTCCTCGCCGCGGGCACCTACAACACCCAGAAGCTGCTGCACGCCATGCGCGACAGCGGTGACCTGCCGCACCTGTCGCCGCGGCTCGGCGTGCTGACCCGCACGAACTCGGAGTCGATCCTCTGCGCGAAGGGGCCCGACCCCGAGGTCGACTACACCGACGGCGTCGCCATCACCTCGTCGTTCCACCCGGACGACCACACCCACGTCGAGCCGGTCCGGTACGGGCGCGGCAGCAACCTGATGGGGATGCTGCTCACCGCGCTGACCGACGGCGGCGGGCCCCGCCCGCGCTGGACGACCTGGCTCGCGACGATGATCCGCCGGCCCCGCAACCTCGGCTGGCTCTCGGTCCGCCGCTGGTCCGAGCGGTCGATCATCCTGCTGGTGATGCAGAGCCTGGACAACTCGATCACGGTGTCCGGGCGCAGGCGGTTCGGGCGGTTCCGCCTGACCTCCGGGCGCGGGCACGGCGAGCCGAACCCGACCTGGATCCGGGCGGGCAACGAGGCGGCCCGCCGGGTCGCCGCGAGGATCGGTGGCATCGCGGGCGGCTCGATCGGGGAGATCCTCAACGTCCCGATGACCGCCCACTTCATCGGCGGTTGCGCCATCGGCGCCGACCCCGGGCAGGGCGTCGTCGACCCGTACCACCGGGTGTTCGGGCATCCCGGCCTGCACGTCGTCGACGGCTCGGCGATCTCGGCGAACCTCGGTGTCAACCCGTCGCTGACCATCACCGCGCAGGCCGAACGGGCGCTGGCGATGTGGCCGAACCGGGGCGAGCCCGACCCGCGCCCCGCGCCCGGTGCGCCCTACCGCCGCGTTCCGCCGGTGCCGCCGCGGCACCCGGCGGTCCCGGACGGTGCCCCGGCCGCCATCACCGTGCCGGTCCCGTCCGTCCCCGCCCGGGCGGTCGCGTCATGA
- a CDS encoding cytochrome P450, whose product MTDTEKFSGQGTGLTQQASGNPDRPYCEIDISGKEFWSTTADERERTFARLRAGSPISWQPPLEDNLLPVEDDHGYWAITTHRHLTEVTKRNADFLSGPGIVGDNMPVEMLEAAQSIIAMDPPRHTKLRRLVSAAFTPKQVRRIEDRIKGNARRVVDNLVEKARSAPDGRVDWVAECGALLPMHNFNDMMGVPEGEREKTSQQMTLLMSWGDDDVSGADREQKLGTMLQALVYMHELSARIVAERRENPQDDLFTALAQAEVDGERLTDHEIGSFFVLLTIAGNDTTRQSLAHGVRALTTHPEQRAWLAEDLEGRVTTAVEEIVRWATPIMTFRRTAAHDTELDGVPITAGDKLIMFYSSANRDEQAIERPHELDLSRHPNPHVSFGGGGIHHCLGNQLARFQLRALFVELLTRCPDIVAEEPELSPGSFFHVVKRMACRPFPN is encoded by the coding sequence ATGACGGACACCGAGAAGTTCAGCGGGCAGGGAACGGGCCTGACGCAGCAGGCCAGCGGCAACCCGGACCGGCCCTACTGTGAGATCGACATCTCCGGCAAGGAGTTCTGGTCCACCACCGCCGACGAGCGGGAGCGGACCTTCGCGCGGCTGCGGGCGGGCAGCCCGATCAGCTGGCAGCCCCCGCTGGAGGACAACCTCCTGCCGGTCGAGGACGACCACGGCTACTGGGCGATCACCACGCACCGGCACCTCACCGAGGTCACCAAGCGCAACGCCGACTTCCTGTCCGGCCCGGGCATCGTCGGCGACAACATGCCGGTCGAGATGCTCGAGGCGGCCCAGTCGATCATCGCGATGGACCCGCCCCGGCACACGAAGCTGCGCCGCCTGGTCTCGGCCGCGTTCACGCCGAAACAGGTGCGCCGGATCGAGGACCGGATCAAGGGCAACGCCCGGCGGGTCGTCGACAACCTGGTGGAGAAGGCCCGGTCGGCACCCGACGGCCGGGTGGACTGGGTCGCCGAGTGCGGCGCGCTGCTGCCGATGCACAACTTCAACGACATGATGGGCGTCCCGGAGGGCGAGCGGGAGAAGACGTCGCAGCAGATGACGTTGCTGATGTCCTGGGGCGACGACGACGTCAGCGGCGCCGACCGCGAGCAGAAGCTCGGGACGATGCTGCAGGCGCTCGTCTACATGCACGAGCTGTCCGCGCGGATCGTCGCCGAGCGCCGGGAGAACCCGCAGGACGACCTGTTCACCGCGCTCGCCCAGGCCGAGGTGGACGGTGAGCGGCTCACCGACCACGAGATCGGGTCGTTCTTCGTGCTGCTGACGATCGCCGGGAACGACACCACCCGGCAGTCGCTGGCGCACGGCGTGCGGGCCCTCACCACGCATCCGGAGCAGCGGGCCTGGCTCGCCGAGGACCTCGAGGGCCGGGTCACCACCGCCGTCGAGGAGATCGTCCGCTGGGCGACGCCGATCATGACGTTCCGCCGGACGGCGGCCCACGACACCGAGCTGGACGGCGTCCCGATCACCGCCGGCGACAAGCTGATCATGTTCTACAGCTCGGCCAACCGGGACGAGCAGGCCATCGAGCGGCCGCACGAGCTCGACCTGTCCCGGCACCCGAACCCGCACGTGTCGTTCGGGGGCGGCGGCATCCACCACTGCCTCGGCAACCAGCTCGCCCGGTTCCAGCTGCGCGCGTTGTTCGTGGAGCTGCTGACCCGCTGCCCGGACATCGTCGCCGAGGAGCCCGAGCTGTCCCCGGGCAGCTTCTTCCACGTCGTCAAGCGGATGGCCTGCCGCCCGTTCCCGAACTGA
- a CDS encoding TetR/AcrR family transcriptional regulator has translation MTATFGERVRAQLREELIDAAAGMVVDGGWQQLRMQAIAERVGVSRRTVYNEFGTKARLAEALIMRVTERFLDDVHAVLVATPDLTTSWHDAVHCALRAADEDPLLGTVLAGVDSAEFLPLLTSEGGAVIERATHRLTRAARERWPDLPERPTRLAAEATVRLTLSHIVRPGAGIERAATDIAELATGYLRSADPGA, from the coding sequence ATGACGGCCACGTTCGGCGAGCGGGTCCGCGCCCAGCTCCGCGAGGAGCTGATCGACGCGGCGGCCGGCATGGTCGTCGACGGGGGCTGGCAGCAGCTGCGGATGCAGGCGATCGCCGAGCGGGTCGGGGTCAGCAGGCGGACCGTGTACAACGAGTTCGGCACCAAGGCTCGGCTCGCCGAGGCACTGATCATGCGCGTCACCGAGCGGTTCCTCGACGACGTGCACGCCGTCCTCGTCGCGACCCCCGACCTGACCACCAGCTGGCACGACGCCGTCCACTGCGCCCTGCGCGCCGCCGACGAGGACCCGCTGCTGGGCACGGTCCTGGCCGGCGTCGACAGCGCCGAGTTCCTCCCGCTGCTCACCAGCGAGGGCGGCGCGGTCATCGAACGCGCGACCCACCGGCTCACCCGGGCGGCCCGCGAGCGGTGGCCGGACCTGCCCGAGCGGCCGACCCGGCTCGCCGCCGAGGCCACGGTCCGGTTGACGCTCAGCCACATCGTCCGCCCGGGAGCAGGCATCGAGCGGGCGGCCACCGACATCGCCGAGCTGGCGACCGGCTACCTGAGGTCCGCCGACCCCGGGGCGTGA